Proteins encoded by one window of Rubrobacter indicoceani:
- a CDS encoding class E sortase, protein MTRYIQSASGGEERSGLKSVFFGVLSITLLAAGIALISSFFLAGGLSPASAGGNGAAGFNVPTLENESNASVGGPQDRTMRLSIPQMARVDEAEIPSASGTDTEALDSNKAVHLQGTGFPWEEGANVYIAGHRLGYPGSDSFLAFYDLTNLENGDEVTLTDAEGTEYTYRVFQEKTVSPTDLSVTEPVEGKSVLTLQTCTLPDYSQRLIVQAELVEQT, encoded by the coding sequence ATGACGAGATACATCCAGAGTGCATCCGGCGGTGAAGAGCGTTCCGGTTTGAAGTCGGTGTTTTTCGGGGTCTTGAGCATCACCCTGCTGGCGGCGGGGATTGCTTTGATCTCTTCTTTCTTTCTGGCCGGTGGCCTCTCGCCCGCCTCGGCGGGTGGCAACGGAGCGGCGGGGTTCAACGTACCGACCCTTGAAAACGAGAGCAACGCCAGCGTCGGAGGACCGCAGGACCGCACCATGCGCCTGAGCATCCCGCAGATGGCGCGGGTGGACGAAGCCGAGATACCCAGCGCCTCCGGCACCGATACCGAAGCCCTCGACTCCAACAAAGCCGTTCACCTTCAGGGGACCGGCTTCCCTTGGGAAGAGGGCGCGAACGTCTACATCGCCGGACACCGACTCGGATATCCCGGCTCCGACAGCTTTCTTGCTTTCTACGACCTCACCAACCTAGAGAATGGCGACGAGGTAACCCTCACCGACGCTGAAGGCACCGAGTACACCTACCGGGTCTTTCAGGAGAAGACCGTAAGCCCGACCGATCTCTCCGTAACCGAACCCGTGGAGGGCAAGAGCGTGCTCACCCTCCAGACCTGCACCCTACCGGATTACTCCCAGCGGCTTATAGTGCAGGCCGAACTCGTCGAGCAGACGTAG
- a CDS encoding sulfurtransferase — protein MNGPKNAGSPDGVTDFDPLATTDWLAANLDRPDLRIVDIRGYVRKTDLGEGRQGAEYVAAREEYDEAHIPGAVFVDWTRDITDPDDPVPAQVAPPERFKELMGSLGIGDGSHIVVYDHAGGQFATRLWWAMMYYGHEHTSVLDGGWTRWREEGRPATDETPEPEPATFTPKTRPGWRSDANEMLAASRSGSRTILDARDAGQYTGEVTRGEGRPGHVPGAKHLHADALFAPGGGILSGAEAEARLREAGVPEDRESPVVAYCNGGVAATVTLFAMYRLGYRNLSNYDGSWNEWGVREDLPTG, from the coding sequence ATGAACGGACCGAAAAACGCAGGCAGCCCGGATGGCGTGACCGACTTCGACCCGCTCGCGACCACCGACTGGCTTGCGGCGAACCTCGACAGGCCGGACCTCCGCATCGTGGACATCCGGGGCTACGTGAGAAAGACCGACCTCGGAGAGGGTCGGCAGGGGGCCGAGTACGTCGCGGCCCGTGAAGAGTACGACGAAGCCCACATCCCCGGCGCGGTCTTTGTTGACTGGACCCGCGATATAACCGACCCGGACGACCCCGTCCCCGCGCAGGTCGCTCCGCCGGAGCGCTTCAAAGAACTTATGGGGTCGCTCGGCATCGGCGACGGATCGCACATCGTAGTCTACGACCACGCCGGGGGACAGTTCGCGACCCGCCTCTGGTGGGCGATGATGTACTACGGACACGAGCACACCTCCGTTCTTGACGGTGGGTGGACCCGCTGGCGGGAAGAGGGGCGGCCCGCAACAGATGAAACCCCCGAACCGGAGCCCGCGACCTTTACCCCGAAGACCCGTCCCGGCTGGCGGTCCGACGCCAATGAAATGCTCGCCGCCTCCCGGAGCGGCTCCCGGACCATCCTCGACGCCCGCGACGCCGGGCAGTACACCGGGGAGGTGACGCGCGGTGAGGGGCGTCCGGGCCACGTACCCGGCGCAAAGCACCTGCACGCCGACGCGCTCTTCGCGCCCGGCGGCGGTATTCTCTCCGGGGCGGAGGCCGAGGCCAGACTGCGGGAGGCCGGCGTACCCGAAGACCGTGAAAGCCCCGTCGTCGCCTACTGCAATGGCGGCGTGGCGGCGACGGTAACGCTGTTTGCTATGTACCGCCTCGGTTACAGGAACCTCTCCAACTACGACGGCTCGTGGAACGAATGGGGCGTTCGGGAAGACCTCCCGACCGGGTAG
- a CDS encoding HDIG domain-containing metalloprotein has product MTAHQKIEVPAPLVRLGEEFRAAGFALYLVGGFVRDSLSGRGEPHDVDATTGARPDEFKPLLKKRARGLWDVGERFGTIGAFIDDYGVEVTTYRSDLYTEGSRHPEVSFGETLEDDLARRDFTINAIAADAVTGGVCDPFGGIPDLASGVLRAVGVPLDRMRDDPLRMLRAVRFQTTLSTDEKPFAMTPDLESAIRENAGWLESISAERIREEFEKILLSTNVAAGIQTLVRLGLMEFIVPEFMETVAVEQDSEFHHKDVFEHTLMVVESVEADPVLRKAAFFHDIGKPRTLGYEHRCTYCGRKSIQRTSGEGECPECGGRTLPKQVHFYGHENVGATIARRAMNRLAYPKDSTAAVVHLVSNHMRPMSYAMARDPWSDSAVRRFIRDTYLAKGERVLSTVEDLMKLARADITGGNPRRRNVAQASWRSLYNRVEEVRSEDAVEKLESPLDGNELMARFDREPGPWIKAVKDHLENEVVEGRLGKDDKETARRLAQRYLNEAGKPEAGKPEAQRRSQR; this is encoded by the coding sequence ATGACCGCTCACCAGAAAATAGAAGTTCCGGCCCCGCTCGTCCGGCTCGGCGAGGAGTTCCGGGCGGCGGGTTTCGCGCTCTACCTTGTCGGCGGGTTCGTGCGGGACTCCCTCTCCGGGCGCGGTGAGCCTCACGACGTGGACGCCACGACCGGGGCCCGGCCCGACGAGTTCAAGCCGCTGCTCAAAAAGCGCGCCCGGGGTCTCTGGGATGTGGGTGAGCGCTTCGGGACCATCGGGGCGTTTATCGACGACTACGGCGTCGAAGTAACGACCTACCGCAGCGATCTTTATACGGAGGGGAGCCGGCATCCGGAGGTCTCCTTCGGAGAGACGCTGGAAGACGACCTCGCCCGGCGCGACTTCACCATAAACGCCATCGCCGCCGACGCGGTAACGGGCGGGGTATGCGATCCGTTCGGAGGCATCCCGGACCTGGCCTCGGGGGTGCTACGGGCCGTCGGGGTTCCGCTTGACCGGATGCGCGATGACCCGCTCAGGATGCTCCGCGCCGTGCGCTTCCAGACAACGCTCTCCACCGACGAAAAGCCCTTTGCGATGACCCCGGATCTCGAATCAGCCATCCGGGAGAACGCCGGGTGGCTCGAAAGCATCTCCGCCGAACGCATTCGGGAGGAGTTCGAGAAGATCCTCTTGAGCACCAACGTCGCCGCCGGGATTCAGACGCTTGTCCGGCTGGGCCTGATGGAGTTCATCGTCCCGGAGTTTATGGAGACGGTAGCCGTAGAGCAGGACAGCGAGTTCCACCACAAGGATGTCTTTGAGCATACCCTTATGGTCGTCGAGAGCGTCGAGGCCGACCCGGTTCTCAGAAAGGCCGCTTTTTTCCATGATATCGGCAAGCCGCGCACCCTGGGCTACGAACACCGCTGCACGTACTGCGGCAGAAAGAGCATTCAGAGAACCTCCGGCGAGGGGGAATGCCCGGAATGCGGCGGCAGGACGCTCCCGAAGCAGGTCCACTTCTACGGCCACGAGAACGTCGGGGCGACGATAGCGAGACGCGCCATGAACCGCCTCGCCTACCCGAAAGACAGCACGGCCGCCGTCGTTCATCTCGTATCGAACCACATGCGCCCGATGAGCTACGCGATGGCCCGTGACCCGTGGAGCGACTCCGCCGTCAGACGTTTCATCCGCGACACGTACCTTGCAAAGGGCGAGCGGGTGCTCTCCACGGTGGAAGACCTCATGAAGCTCGCCCGCGCCGACATAACCGGCGGCAACCCGAGACGCAGAAACGTCGCGCAGGCAAGCTGGCGGAGCCTCTACAACCGGGTCGAAGAAGTGCGCTCCGAAGACGCTGTCGAGAAGCTTGAAAGCCCGCTGGACGGCAACGAGCTGATGGCCCGTTTCGACCGGGAGCCGGGGCCGTGGATCAAAGCCGTCAAAGACCACCTCGAGAACGAGGTCGTCGAGGGACGGCTCGGCAAGGACGATAAGGAAACCGCCCGGCGGCTGGCACAGCGATACCTGAACGAAGCCGGAAAACCGGAGGCCGGAAAGCCGGAAGCTCAAAGAAGGAGCCAGAGATGA
- a CDS encoding anti-sigma factor antagonist (This anti-anti-sigma factor, or anti-sigma factor antagonist, belongs to a family that includes characterized members SpoIIAA, RsbV, RsfA, and RsfB.): MDFDVSIDEHAEEYSIVTVRGEVDLHTAPKVQYAIERAQENGGGKVVVVDMGGIDFMDSTALSMFARCKDTLEKRGASLRFASPSRAVERIFSVTGFRDYFDIYLDRQAAIS, from the coding sequence ATGGACTTCGACGTTAGCATAGACGAACACGCCGAGGAGTACTCGATCGTAACCGTTCGCGGTGAGGTGGACCTCCATACGGCTCCAAAGGTTCAGTACGCCATAGAGCGCGCTCAGGAGAACGGCGGCGGAAAAGTCGTGGTCGTGGACATGGGCGGCATAGACTTCATGGATTCGACCGCGCTCTCCATGTTCGCCCGCTGCAAGGACACCCTTGAAAAACGGGGGGCCTCCCTGAGGTTCGCCTCGCCCTCAAGAGCCGTCGAGCGCATCTTCTCCGTAACGGGCTTCCGGGACTACTTCGACATCTACCTCGACCGGCAGGCCGCGATCTCCTGA
- a CDS encoding NYN domain-containing protein — MYEKGTKASAAGRTAVFIDGANLYHSIKSYYNAVLDYDRLLSAAVGGRSLLRATFYIVEKVERPDVEEIGQGGSARSFVYNLNKFGYKVRSKPLTVFESFSSSGERTVTHKGDWDVGIVVDMFRLAPHADTFVLVSGDGDYIEAIDVLQSEYGIRVEVISALQCTSQALLDICDSHTDLSEIPDLFKNRPARTQTPEPLEGSRRG, encoded by the coding sequence ATGTATGAGAAAGGTACAAAGGCCTCCGCCGCAGGGCGGACCGCAGTTTTCATAGACGGTGCGAACCTCTACCACTCCATAAAGAGCTACTACAACGCGGTTCTTGACTACGATCGGCTGCTCTCTGCGGCGGTCGGCGGGCGTTCGCTGCTGCGGGCGACCTTCTACATCGTCGAGAAGGTCGAGAGGCCGGACGTGGAGGAGATAGGACAGGGCGGTTCGGCCCGCTCTTTTGTCTACAACCTGAACAAGTTCGGCTACAAGGTCCGTTCGAAGCCGCTGACGGTCTTTGAATCCTTTTCGTCGAGCGGAGAGCGGACGGTTACCCACAAAGGCGACTGGGACGTCGGGATAGTGGTGGATATGTTCCGGCTGGCCCCGCACGCGGATACGTTTGTTCTTGTCTCGGGCGACGGCGACTACATAGAGGCGATAGACGTGCTGCAGAGCGAGTACGGCATCCGGGTAGAGGTGATAAGCGCGCTGCAATGCACCTCGCAGGCCCTGCTCGACATCTGCGACTCGCACACGGACCTCTCCGAGATCCCGGACCTCTTCAAGAACCGCCCGGCCAGAACCCAGACCCCCGAACCGCTTGAAGGTTCACGCCGGGGCTAA